A DNA window from Camelina sativa cultivar DH55 chromosome 13, Cs, whole genome shotgun sequence contains the following coding sequences:
- the LOC104736866 gene encoding glycine-rich selenoprotein isoform X3, with translation MTMFSMEKSDAYRKGSKANKKWDGGGGGGGGSGGGPPRPPRGGLDNVRGLNDIRGADHNSLPACGSCCG, from the exons ATGACCATGTTCTCG ATGGAGAAATCAGATGCTTACAGGAAAGGTTCTAAGGCTAACAAGAAGTGGGATGGTGGCggcggaggtggtggtggtagcGGTGGTGGACCTCCTCGACCACCTCGTGGGGGCCTCGACAATGTTCGTGGCTTGAATGATATCCGTGGAGCTGACCACA ATTCCCTACCGGCATGTGGCTCATGCTGTGGCTGA
- the LOC104736866 gene encoding glycine-rich selenoprotein isoform X2 yields MAYVEGGVVKAKRPIWRLRTIKDFFLSIINLIQVFFMTMFSMEKSDAYRKGSKANKKWDGGGGGGGGSGGGPPRPPRGGLDNVRGLNDIRGADHNSLPACGSCCG; encoded by the exons GTGTGGTTAAAGCGAAGCGACCAATATGGAGACTAAGGACGATCAAGGATTTCTTCTTGTCCATCATTAATCTGATACAAGTCTTCTTTATGACCATGTTCTCG ATGGAGAAATCAGATGCTTACAGGAAAGGTTCTAAGGCTAACAAGAAGTGGGATGGTGGCggcggaggtggtggtggtagcGGTGGTGGACCTCCTCGACCACCTCGTGGGGGCCTCGACAATGTTCGTGGCTTGAATGATATCCGTGGAGCTGACCACA ATTCCCTACCGGCATGTGGCTCATGCTGTGGCTGA
- the LOC104736866 gene encoding glycine-rich selenoprotein isoform X1, with amino-acid sequence MAYVEGGTKKTFEHVPGVVKAKRPIWRLRTIKDFFLSIINLIQVFFMTMFSMEKSDAYRKGSKANKKWDGGGGGGGGSGGGPPRPPRGGLDNVRGLNDIRGADHNSLPACGSCCG; translated from the exons ACGTTCGAACATGTACCAGGTGTGGTTAAAGCGAAGCGACCAATATGGAGACTAAGGACGATCAAGGATTTCTTCTTGTCCATCATTAATCTGATACAAGTCTTCTTTATGACCATGTTCTCG ATGGAGAAATCAGATGCTTACAGGAAAGGTTCTAAGGCTAACAAGAAGTGGGATGGTGGCggcggaggtggtggtggtagcGGTGGTGGACCTCCTCGACCACCTCGTGGGGGCCTCGACAATGTTCGTGGCTTGAATGATATCCGTGGAGCTGACCACA ATTCCCTACCGGCATGTGGCTCATGCTGTGGCTGA